One genomic segment of Nocardia sp. XZ_19_385 includes these proteins:
- a CDS encoding SRPBCC domain-containing protein, with translation MIADTHLNPAAIELGSFFPQPSDAVWRALTEPDLLERWLLRPTGFAASAGTRFRFTIPNAIINEIVCEVLTAQPRERLTYSSNYPQADYPTRWIVDWTLWPQGRGTRLLLTQTGFDIADRRQKMARNAMERSWKRNLLPRLGEVIRR, from the coding sequence TTGATTGCCGACACCCATTTGAATCCAGCCGCGATCGAACTCGGCAGCTTCTTCCCGCAGCCATCCGACGCCGTGTGGCGCGCATTGACCGAACCCGACCTGTTGGAGCGGTGGCTGCTTCGACCGACCGGCTTCGCCGCCTCGGCCGGAACCCGATTCCGCTTCACCATCCCCAATGCCATTATCAATGAGATCGTCTGCGAGGTGCTCACGGCCCAGCCGCGCGAGCGGCTGACCTACAGCTCGAACTATCCGCAGGCCGACTATCCCACCCGGTGGATTGTCGACTGGACGCTGTGGCCGCAGGGTCGCGGCACTCGACTTCTGTTGACACAGACAGGTTTCGATATCGCAGACCGTCGACAGAAGATGGCCCGTAATGCCATGGAGCGCAGCTGGAAACGCAATCTCCTGCCGCGGCTCGGCGAAGTGATCCGCCGCTGA
- the acpM gene encoding meromycolate extension acyl carrier protein AcpM yields the protein MATTQEEIVAGIAEIVEEVTGIEADEVTVEKAFVEDLDIDSLSLVEIAVQLEDKYAVKIPDEDLASLRTVADAVVYVQKMEAEQPRLAAEMEAKFKEGQGN from the coding sequence GTGGCTACCACGCAGGAAGAAATCGTCGCCGGCATCGCGGAGATCGTCGAAGAAGTGACGGGCATCGAGGCCGACGAGGTGACGGTCGAGAAAGCCTTCGTCGAAGACCTCGACATCGACTCACTGTCGCTGGTGGAGATCGCCGTACAGCTCGAGGACAAGTACGCCGTCAAGATCCCGGACGAAGACCTGGCGAGCTTGCGAACCGTCGCAGACGCGGTCGTCTACGTCCAGAAGATGGAGGCCGAGCAGCCGCGACTCGCCGCGGAGATGGAGGCGAAATTCAAGGAAGGCCAAGGGAATTGA